In a single window of the Osmerus eperlanus chromosome 2, fOsmEpe2.1, whole genome shotgun sequence genome:
- the LOC134010193 gene encoding uncharacterized protein LOC134010193 isoform X2 produces MNNILQLLLFVTIALCTSTVASDEPKVINVQSRELKSPEGWYVYKYDGRGASEVIVTIDKTIIAWYFEDSPKSKINGSLVQRINLTEIILKEPLSLNISVHEVKDGGFITEKQVYIVLKDELSTSAPPATTKLHENDDSFPRSRIGVIGGTLAALAALVVLAYIWWRRKNGKDPGQDANKQNYVSINMPERDQREEVQAAEDGGPEDHNEQTPFLHPDPGEQIQEGLEEQHLEEYVVNMDEQESGQDFGEEGECKPAEKGNAEQTGAGMLEHGDWTTSPQDGPLVVPNEEETRSEHSYSCGVSKTSGKGKRDNTKNSGGTEEQPNSVEFVGTMTNYETKL; encoded by the exons ATGAATAATATCCTTCAACTACTTCTCTTTGTAACAatag ctCTTTGTACTTCCACAGTGGCTTCAGATGAGCCGAAAGTCATTAATGTGCAAAGTCGAGAATTGAAATCACCTGAAGGGTGGTATGTTTACAAGTATGACGGAAGAGGAGCTTCAGAGGTAATCGTGACCATTGACAAG ACTATAATCGCTTGGTATTTTGAGGATTCTCCTAAATCAAAAATTAATGGATCACTAGTGCAACGAATAAACCTTACTGAGATCATCCTTAAGGAACCCCTTAGTTTGAATATCTCTGTACACGAAGTAAAG GATGGCGGATTTATAACAGAGAAGCAAGTGTACATTGTCCTAAAAG atGAACTCTCAACTTCTGCACCTCCTGCTACTACTAAGCTCCATG AAAATGACGACAGTTTCCCTCGATCGAGGATTGGCGTGATAGGAG GCACTCTGGCTGCACTGGCTGCACTGGTTGTACTGGCTTATATCTGGTGGCGCAGAAAGAACGGAAA GGACCCAGGACAGGACGCTAACAAGCAGAATTATGTTTCCATTAACATGCCAGAACG TGACCAGCGAGAGGAAGTTCAGGCTGCAGAGGAtggaggaccagaggaccacaATGAACAGACGCCtttcctccaccctgaccccgg GGAACAAATACAGGAAGGACTTGAGGAACAACATCTGGAGGAATATGTTGTCAACATGGATGAACA GGAGTCTGGACAGGACTTTGGGGAAGAGGGGGAATGTAAACCGGCGGAGAAAGGGAACGCTGAGCAGACAGGTGCCGGAATGCTGGAACATGGAGACTGGACGACTAG TCCTCAAGATGGCCCCCTGGTTGTGCCGAACGAGGAGGAAACACGCTCCGAACACTCTTATTCCTGTGGCGTCTCTAAGACCAG TGgcaaaggaaagagagacaacaCGAAGAACTCTGGTGGAACA GAGGAACAACCCAACAGCGTGGAGTTTGTTGGGACAATGACAAATTATGAAACAAAATTATAA
- the LOC134010193 gene encoding uncharacterized protein LOC134010193 isoform X1 — protein sequence MNNILQLLLFVTIALCTSTVASDEPKVINVQSRELKSPEGWYVYKYDGRGASEVIVTIDKTIIAWYFEDSPKSKINGSLVQRINLTEIILKEPLSLNISVHEVKDGGFITEKQVYIVLKDELSTSAPPATTKLHENDDSFPRSRIGVIGGTLAALAALVVLAYIWWRRKNGKDPGQDANKQNYVSINMPERDQREEVQAAEDGGPEDHNEQTPFLHPDPGEQIQEGLEEQHLEEYVVNMDEQESGQDFGEEGECKPAEKGNAEQTGAGMLEHGDWTTRDVVSGDAVEAHCPQDGPLVVPNEEETRSEHSYSCGVSKTSGKGKRDNTKNSGGTEEQPNSVEFVGTMTNYETKL from the exons ATGAATAATATCCTTCAACTACTTCTCTTTGTAACAatag ctCTTTGTACTTCCACAGTGGCTTCAGATGAGCCGAAAGTCATTAATGTGCAAAGTCGAGAATTGAAATCACCTGAAGGGTGGTATGTTTACAAGTATGACGGAAGAGGAGCTTCAGAGGTAATCGTGACCATTGACAAG ACTATAATCGCTTGGTATTTTGAGGATTCTCCTAAATCAAAAATTAATGGATCACTAGTGCAACGAATAAACCTTACTGAGATCATCCTTAAGGAACCCCTTAGTTTGAATATCTCTGTACACGAAGTAAAG GATGGCGGATTTATAACAGAGAAGCAAGTGTACATTGTCCTAAAAG atGAACTCTCAACTTCTGCACCTCCTGCTACTACTAAGCTCCATG AAAATGACGACAGTTTCCCTCGATCGAGGATTGGCGTGATAGGAG GCACTCTGGCTGCACTGGCTGCACTGGTTGTACTGGCTTATATCTGGTGGCGCAGAAAGAACGGAAA GGACCCAGGACAGGACGCTAACAAGCAGAATTATGTTTCCATTAACATGCCAGAACG TGACCAGCGAGAGGAAGTTCAGGCTGCAGAGGAtggaggaccagaggaccacaATGAACAGACGCCtttcctccaccctgaccccgg GGAACAAATACAGGAAGGACTTGAGGAACAACATCTGGAGGAATATGTTGTCAACATGGATGAACA GGAGTCTGGACAGGACTTTGGGGAAGAGGGGGAATGTAAACCGGCGGAGAAAGGGAACGCTGAGCAGACAGGTGCCGGAATGCTGGAACATGGAGACTGGACGACTAG GGATGTGGTTTCTGGTGATGCTGTGGAGGCTCACTG TCCTCAAGATGGCCCCCTGGTTGTGCCGAACGAGGAGGAAACACGCTCCGAACACTCTTATTCCTGTGGCGTCTCTAAGACCAG TGgcaaaggaaagagagacaacaCGAAGAACTCTGGTGGAACA GAGGAACAACCCAACAGCGTGGAGTTTGTTGGGACAATGACAAATTATGAAACAAAATTATAA
- the adgrl1a gene encoding adhesion G protein-coupled receptor L1 — protein MWLLHGPSGTFREPKSTLSKARDPCGMETLPLNGNFNNSYSLRSVGPVGGPGGSCDFLGGSVGGADSPPPLLNPRGSETLGGGGIRRNLSDAAAFEKMIISELVHNNLRGGGAGGGGGGDRGCGSLARGRPHGGVGRGNGGAGPEPSLTMDEDQDFLSREGRQRTPQDMELLYKALEEPLLLQRAQSVLYQSDPEESESYTADLTESLGHSGHSAGGQGDGGPPDSPARDSLYTSITNLRDSPYPDSSPEPLEVVPRSAQPPEELYYSSGRPALGSRGAPMQTFYQAPPRRPSGDGQPGQEPPHTEGDGQMQLVTSL, from the exons ATGTGGCTTCTTCATGGACCTTCAGGAACCTTCCGTGAGCCAA AGAGCACCCTGTCCAAGGCCAGAGACCCCTGTGGTATGGAGACCCTTCCCCTCAACGGCAACTTCAACAACAGCTACTCCCTGCGCAGTGTGGGTCCTGTGGGCGGGCCCGGAGGCAGCTGTGACTTCCTGGGCGGCAGCGTGGGCGGAGccgacagcccccctcccctgctcaacCCCCGGGGCTCGGAGACGCTGGGCGGGGGCGGGATACGACGCAACCTGTCAGACGCCGCGGCTTTCGAGAAGATGATCATCTCCGAGCTGGTGCACAACAATCTGCGAGGAGGCGGGGCcgggggcggcggcggcggaGACCGGGGGTGTGGCAGCCTGGCGAGGGGGCGTCCCCACGGCGGCGTGGGACGGGGCAATGGCGGAGCCGGGCCCGAGCCTTCGCTGACCATGGACGAAGACCAGGACTTCCTGTCCAGAGAGGGGCGCCAGCGCACGCCGCAGGACATGGAGCTGCTGTACAAGGCCTTGGAGGAGCCCCTGCTACTACAGCGCGCGCAGTCCGTCCTCTACCAGAGCGACCCGGAGGAGTCCGAGAGCTACACGGCCGACCTCACCGAGAGCCTTGGCCACAGCGGCCACAGCgccggggggcagggggacggaGGGCCACCCGACTCCCCGGCCCGGGACTCCCTGTACACGAGCATCACCAACCTGCGAGACTCGCCCTACCCTGACAGCAGCCCGGAGCCCCTGGAGGTGGTGCCGCGCTCCGCACAGCCCCCAGAGGAGCTCTACTACAGCTCTGGCAGGCCCGCCCTGGGCTCCAGAGGGGCCCCCATGCAGACCTTCTACCAGGCCCCGCCCAGGAGACCCAGCGGGGACGGTCAGCCGGGCCAGGAGCCCCCCCACACCGAGGGAGATGGACAAATGCAGCTGGTCACCAGCCTGTGA